The window CCATTCATATCTAAGGTGTTAAATTGCTGCAAAGCGCCTAAAGTATCAGAAACTCCCCGGGGCTTGGAAAAATCTTTTTTAGGAGCAAAATAAATCAGACGAATTTTTGTCCGAAAACCAATTTTTGAAATTTTCTTTTGGATAGCATCTATAACTCGCCTATCCCCGGGTGAAAGGGTTATAACTCTTTCTCCTTCTTCCTCTCCAACCACAGCAATTTTTGTTTTTTCCGCCATTAATTTTTCCACTAATTTTTCTCCTTTCTTTTTCCAGCTAGAAGAAATTGGCGTGATAATTATTTGAAACCAAATTTGTTCTTGAGGTCCGAGTTTGCCCAAAACTTCCAAAAAAGGAGCCAAAGGGTCAATAAATTCTTTAAGCGAAGGATATTCAAAAGAAGTATAAGTGCGAATAGGATAAACTTCGTCATTATAAAGAGTTAATTCCGCTCCCCAAAGATTATAAACAGGGTGGGGAAATTCTTTAGGAGATGAAGCTGTATAATCTTCGTTTACTTCGGATATTTCTGCCTCAGGATAAGCGCCATAAACAGCTGATTTAACCAAATCGCGGAATTGTTCCGGCGCGCGAACGAAATAAAAAATTTCCCCTCCTCGACTGACTATTTCAAAAGAAAAACTTAATTGAAAAGCACCCTGAATATAGCGTTCAACTAAATTGGGCTCTTTATAGGCACTAGCCAAATGAGCAAACAATCTCTCAGCCGTTTCTGGAGAAAGTTCATTATAACGTGGCGCATTAATAGAAAGAATAATCCACTTTATTCGGCTGGCAAATTTTTTTTGAATATGATAAATCCAAATTTGCCAAAGACCCCAAAGAAAAACTAAAAAATAGGCAATCCAACCGCCGGAAATAAAAATTTTCCACATTACTTTAGGTAGGGCGAACTGTCCTGTTTCCAAAATAAAATTCCAAAAACTATCAAAAATATAGGAAAGAAATTGGTCAATGGCTATTAAAAAATCCATAATTATTTAAATTTTTAAATTTTTCAAATTTCTCTAAATTTAGGGTTGTGGGCCCTAAATTATGATGGGGACTGTCCCCTTTTTAAGGCCTTCAAAAATCCTTTATTTCTCTATATTTTCAGGCATTTTTTCAAATTTGCCGTTATTTACGGCAAGTTTTTATACAATAGAAATAACAATGAAATAACTAACAAAAAAATAATTTGCGTTTTTTCTTAAAGTGTGCCGTTATTTACGGCAACTTTCAAATTTCGTGAGATAAGCCTTTATTGATGCGGGTTTGCCGAGGTCGGAAAAAGGGGACTGTCCCCATTATAAATTTAAATTTTCAAATAGTTGCTTTTGTTTTTTGGTTAAGTGCTTGGGAATTTTTATAGTTAAACGCACAATTTCATTGCCTCTGCCTCGTCCCTTAAGATGGGGAACACCTTTGCCGCGCAAAATAAATTCTTGGCCAAAATTCGTACCTTCAGGAACTTTCAAAAAAACTTTACCTTCTAAAGTAGGGACCTCTATTTTCCCGCCTAAAACAGCGGTAGTTAAAGGAATTTCTTGTGTCAAATAAATATCATCGCCTTCTCTTTGAAAAATAGGATGGGGCTTTACTTTAATTCTTAAATAAAGCGTCCCCTTTTTGTTATCAGCAAAATGGCCTTGACCAACAAATTTAATCACTCCTCCGTCATTTACTCCCGCAGGAATTTTGACTTTGGTATGAGAAGTGTTTTTTATTCTTCCTTCACCTTGACATTTCGGACACTTTTTTTCTGGCATTTGCCCTGTGCCTTGACATTCTGGACAAGTGGAAACTTGTGAGAAAGTACCAAAAATAGTAGAACGATTTTGACGAATCTGTCCTTGACCTTGACAATAAGAACAAGTTTTCATTTTGCTGCCTTTAGCTAATCCACTAGCCTGACATTCAGAGCAGGGTTCGAAGCGGGAAAAAGAAATTTCTTTTTCCGTACCTAAAGCCGCTTCTTCAAATTCTAAAGTTAAGGGTAAAATTATATCCCTGTTAGTTTGAGCGCTTCTTTGCCTTGCTCCTCGCGAAGAACCAAAGCTAAAAAAATCGCTGAAAATGTCTCCTAAATCAAAAAAATCATTAAAAGAAGATTCTTCTTCTTTTTGACGAGATTGTTCTTCCTTCATTGCCTCTGCCCAATTTATCCAATCACGAAAACCTTCAAAGCCGGAGAATCCTCCTTTTTGCTGCGCTTCAGTAAAAGCTGAACCATATTGATCATATTGAGCTCTTTTTTGAGCATCAGAAAGAACTTGATAGGCCTCGTTTATTTCTTTAAATTTAGCCGCATCCCCACCCGGCTTATCCGGATGATATTTTTGAGCTAAACGGCGAAAGGCCTCTTTTATTTGTTCTGGCTTGGCATCTTTGGGAACGCCAAGAGTTTCATAATAATCCATAATATTTTTGAATGGGGACAGTCCCCTTTTTCCGTCCTTCGCAAACCCGCATCAATAAAGGCTTATCTCACGAAAAAATCAATTTTGACACTTTTTTACCAATTTTAAAATGATAAAAATAAATAATAAAAATAAATTAAATTTTATATTCCAAATTCTAAATTCTGATCAAAATCGTGCCATTTTTGAAAAATCGCCTGAAAACCTGCATCAATAAAGGGTTTCCCGCGGTCGGTTTTGGGGGTCTGACCCCAATTAAGTATTTTGAAATTTTACTTTTAAAAGAAGTTTCAAAAAAATTTTTATACCACGTATCTTCCTTTGTTCATTTGGTCGCCGATAATAACTCCACGCTCTAAAGTGATAACTCTTCTTTTTAAAAAATTAACTATTTCTCGATTGTGCGTGACCAAAAGAACAGTAGTGCCGAATTCATTAATTTTGTTTAAAAGCTCTACAATATCACGTGTAGTTAAAGGGTCTAAATCACCAGTAGGCTCATCGGCTAAAAGAATTTTCGGCCGATGAATTAATGCCCGGGCAATAGCCGCACGTTGAACCTCGCCAATAGAAAGCTCGTGAGGGAAACGGCTTTCTTTCCCTTCCAAACCAACTATTTTGATAACCTGTGAAACCAGCGATTTTATTTTTTTCCTAGGAGTAGCCACTACCCTCAAAGCAAAAGCAATATTTTCATAAACTGTTTTTTTAGGGAGCAATTTAAAATCTTGAAAAACAACACCTACTTGCCGTCGGAGAATAGGTGTTTCTTTGGGAGTAATATGTGTGATATCCCATCCGCCTACAATAATTCTGCCTTGGGTTGGTTTCTCTTCGGCAATTAACAATTTAATAATCGTGCTCTTGCCGGCTCCAGATTGACCGACTATAGAAACAAATTCTCCGGGGTGAATATGAAAAGAAACATCTCTTAAAGCGTAAGTTGAGGGAGGATAAAATTTTGAAACATTAAGAAATTTAATCATTTTATTTTTATTTTTATTTTAATGGGACCTTCTCTTAAAACAAAATAGAAATTGGTTGCTTGCTCGATTAACTCAAATTAGCCGCCTCTCGGAATTGAACCGAGGGCCTACTGTTTACGAAACAGTTGCTCTACCTCTGAGCTAAGGCGGCAATTTTATGTAAGAGTGAAACCCTTCCCTCTCCCTGTAGCAGAGTATATTTATAACTCTGTTCAAACTTATTTTATCAAAAATCTTTGAAAAAATCCAGCGAGAAATAAATGAAATTTTTTTTCTTTTCACTTATTTTTGCTGACGCAAAAAATGCATCATTGCTTCTCATCCCTTTGCGCTCGGGCGACGTAAACAGGGAGGGTTTAGGGAGGATGCTTATACTGCCCTCGCGCTTGATTTTTCAAAAAGAAAAAAGCGACTAACAAACCACCGCGTTTGTCGGCCGCCTCGTGTTGCAAGATTGTCTCGCATGGTGGTTACTTCCAACAGGTTTTGATTGTAAATCTATAACCCCTTGCGGACAACCTTTGGGCCGACAGGAGTGTCTCTAACTTCGTACCCCCTTTTGAGTATCTCCTGACGCATGCGATCGGACTCTTTCCACCATCCTTTTTTTCTCAAGGATTCACGTTCTTGAACAAGCGCCATAACTTCTTCCGGAATTTCTCTGGTAGAAGAACTGGCAAGCCCAAGACTGAGAACCCTATCAAATTCCAAGAGGGTAGCCCTTTTCTTTTCTGGAGTCAAAGAAGAGTCAGCAACTTCCCACAACAACGCTATTACTTGAGGAGTATTGAGATCGTTGTTTATTCGAATCCTAAACTCCTTGAGAAGTTTTTCGTCGGGGGTATCGTGATCATTCCCCCAACTCAAAACTTTTTCACGCAGGGACATCAAGGCTTTTTGAGCTCCCCGCAGTCCCTGCCAAGTAAAATTCAAGCTTGAGCGATAATGAGAAGTCAGGACAAGGTAGCGAAAAGAGAGTGGATCGTAACCCCTTTGAACTATGTCTTGTAGAGTTACGAAGTTTCCCTCGCTTTTTGCCATCTTTTTGCCGTGGCTTGTCAGGAATGCCACATGTAGCCAGTAGCGAGCGAACTGCTTGCCAGTGGCCGCTTCCGATTGCGCTATCTCGTTGGTGTGGTGAACCGGGATGTGATCGACGCCTCCTGTATGGATGTCGATTGTCTCCCCTAAGTACTTCATCGCCATGGCGCTACACTCAAGATGCCATCCCGGAAATCCCACCCCCCAAGGACTCGGCCATTCCATCTGCCTTTTTTTGCCTTTGGGAGAGAATTTCCACAGAGCAAAGTCAGTCGGGTTCTTTTTTTCTCCGAGATCAACCCGAGCTCCTGGCTCAATACCTTTGACGTCTAACCGAGCGAGGTAGCCATAATTTGACAACCGACTGGTGTCGAAATAGACGCCATCGGAAGTCAAATACGTATAACCTACTTCCTCTATCTTCTGAACCAAGGCGATTTGTTCACTGATGTGATCCGTCGCCTTGCTCCAAACCGTTGGCGGCTCTACGCCGAGATCAAGCAGATTCTGCTTGAATATCTCTGTGTAGAACTCGGTGATCTCAAACGCGGACCGTTTCTGTTTGCGAGCGCTTAGCTCGATCTTGTCCTCGCCGGTGTCGGCGTCGGAGGTCAAGTGCCCCACATCCGTGATGTTGATTACATGCCGCACTTGATACCCATTGAACTCGAACATTTTGCGGAGTATATCCGCAAAGATGTAGGCTCGAAGGTTCCCGATATGCGGATAGTCGTACACTGTCGGTCCGCAAGTGTATATCTTAACCTTGCCCTGTTCAAGGGGGGCAAACTGCCTTTTTTCTCTCTGATAGGTGTCAAAAAGATAGATAGGGCTGTTTATGTGTTTTCTCTTTTCTTGTTTCATGATTATATGGATAGCGCCCTGTATCAATCTTACAAAGAGCCACCTTGTTTATGCCAATATTTAGCAATAAAGCCAATGATTTGATTTTGCTTTGTATTTTTAAACCAATTTTTATTCAAATTTGAAAAATGAGCTTTTTCGGTAACCATTATGTACAAATTGGAAGGAACCCCAGTTTTCCCGGCATTAGGAACAGATTTATTGATAAAAATTTTCAGGGGTGGGAAGCGATGGCGCATTTTTTGCGTTAGCAAAAACAAGTGAAAAGAAAAAAATTTCATTCCTTGATTTTCGGTAAAATAGGTTCTCGGATTTGGTAGTATATATACTCTATTACAGAGGGTTCCCTACTTCCTTTTGTAGTAGAACGGAAAAGCGGGATACCAGAATCGAACTGGCATTTCTACCTTGGGAAGGTAGTGTACTACCACTATACTAATCCCGCAAAAATATCTCAAAATTTTCTTGGAAGATTCTGCTAAAAGCAAAATTATAAAATTTAAAATTCAAA of the Parcubacteria group bacterium ADurb.Bin159 genome contains:
- the dnaJ gene encoding Chaperone protein DnaJ, with the translated sequence MDYYETLGVPKDAKPEQIKEAFRRLAQKYHPDKPGGDAAKFKEINEAYQVLSDAQKRAQYDQYGSAFTEAQQKGGFSGFEGFRDWINWAEAMKEEQSRQKEEESSFNDFFDLGDIFSDFFSFGSSRGARQRSAQTNRDIILPLTLEFEEAALGTEKEISFSRFEPCSECQASGLAKGSKMKTCSYCQGQGQIRQNRSTIFGTFSQVSTCPECQGTGQMPEKKCPKCQGEGRIKNTSHTKVKIPAGVNDGGVIKFVGQGHFADNKKGTLYLRIKVKPHPIFQREGDDIYLTQEIPLTTAVLGGKIEVPTLEGKVFLKVPEGTNFGQEFILRGKGVPHLKGRGRGNEIVRLTIKIPKHLTKKQKQLFENLNL
- the ftsE gene encoding Cell division ATP-binding protein FtsE, whose product is MIKFLNVSKFYPPSTYALRDVSFHIHPGEFVSIVGQSGAGKSTIIKLLIAEEKPTQGRIIVGGWDITHITPKETPILRRQVGVVFQDFKLLPKKTVYENIAFALRVVATPRKKIKSLVSQVIKIVGLEGKESRFPHELSIGEVQRAAIARALIHRPKILLADEPTGDLDPLTTRDIVELLNKINEFGTTVLLVTHNREIVNFLKRRVITLERGVIIGDQMNKGRYVV
- the cysS_2 gene encoding Cysteine--tRNA ligase, with product MKQEKRKHINSPIYLFDTYQREKRQFAPLEQGKVKIYTCGPTVYDYPHIGNLRAYIFADILRKMFEFNGYQVRHVINITDVGHLTSDADTGEDKIELSARKQKRSAFEITEFYTEIFKQNLLDLGVEPPTVWSKATDHISEQIALVQKIEEVGYTYLTSDGVYFDTSRLSNYGYLARLDVKGIEPGARVDLGEKKNPTDFALWKFSPKGKKRQMEWPSPWGVGFPGWHLECSAMAMKYLGETIDIHTGGVDHIPVHHTNEIAQSEAATGKQFARYWLHVAFLTSHGKKMAKSEGNFVTLQDIVQRGYDPLSFRYLVLTSHYRSSLNFTWQGLRGAQKALMSLREKVLSWGNDHDTPDEKLLKEFRIRINNDLNTPQVIALLWEVADSSLTPEKKRATLLEFDRVLSLGLASSSTREIPEEVMALVQERESLRKKGWWKESDRMRQEILKRGYEVRDTPVGPKVVRKGL